A section of the Paenibacillus aurantius genome encodes:
- a CDS encoding phage baseplate protein yields the protein MLTSFVIAILLFGMSVMPVFAASPAKTVNASAHLAYNLKGLKHNAAVQKAYIASTYVYVTQRSGGTCYLSRLRINGNDANYVDEMKVTNTGHCQTLDMYTYKDTNYFYFSSKADPSTDYNWSLQVARLKYSPGATVDYTDLHRFTYMNYANKSGTRLGETYRVDGGGNSLYTIFRVQTKEGTVTWSIYDTVALNRLLDSNEQVRLDSAAAKSACITSFTQSGSNIIRPNGSFQGLDMLDKTEIYTSGGAEGQTPKIAKMSNSGAYKTLVKITNVGTHEIEGVQTKNGKVYFTIVTDPVNKQNTQKIYYVADSIF from the coding sequence ATGCTTACATCGTTTGTTATCGCCATTCTTCTGTTCGGTATGTCGGTCATGCCCGTCTTTGCCGCTTCGCCTGCCAAAACGGTAAACGCTTCCGCTCACCTGGCCTATAATCTCAAAGGGCTTAAGCATAATGCGGCCGTCCAGAAAGCCTACATTGCTTCCACTTATGTTTACGTAACCCAGCGGTCCGGAGGAACGTGCTATCTTTCCCGATTGCGGATTAACGGAAACGACGCGAACTATGTGGATGAAATGAAGGTTACCAACACCGGCCATTGCCAGACCTTGGATATGTATACCTACAAGGATACCAACTATTTCTATTTCAGTTCCAAAGCGGATCCCTCCACCGATTATAATTGGTCGCTCCAGGTAGCCAGACTTAAGTACTCGCCCGGCGCGACGGTGGATTATACGGATCTTCACCGGTTCACCTATATGAATTACGCGAATAAATCCGGCACAAGATTAGGGGAGACGTATCGGGTAGATGGAGGCGGCAACAGCCTCTATACCATTTTCCGTGTCCAAACGAAAGAGGGAACGGTCACTTGGTCCATTTATGATACGGTAGCCTTGAACCGGCTGCTGGACAGCAACGAACAGGTAAGACTGGACAGTGCCGCGGCAAAGAGCGCCTGCATCACCAGCTTTACGCAGTCTGGCAGCAATATCATCCGGCCCAATGGTTCCTTCCAAGGTCTGGATATGCTCGATAAGACGGAAATCTATACGTCTGGCGGAGCGGAAGGGCAGACCCCTAAGATCGCCAAGATGTCGAACAGCGGTGCCTACAAGACCCTTGTGAAGATAACCAATGTCGGAACCCACGAAATTGAAGGGGTTCAAACCAAGAATGGCAAAGTGTATTTCACGATCGTGACCGACCCGGTCAACAAGCAGAACACCCAGAAAATTTATTACGTAGCGGATAGTATCTTTTAA
- a CDS encoding GNAT family N-acetyltransferase, with the protein MDFSINLYERPARSGHPVVHKITTLIHSLTGEWFTEDVGQDACKDLMFQNVLCAERDGHLAAFLMFTSTEGTIAISLMAVDPAFHRKGFGSSLLLYLFEHVRQMGFTRIVALTVPPRVKPAYQRTVDFYERHGFSRGKEYTELWLSGALQLVKNLEPEGG; encoded by the coding sequence ATGGATTTTTCGATTAACCTATATGAAAGACCTGCTAGATCGGGTCACCCGGTCGTACATAAAATAACGACGTTGATTCACTCCTTGACTGGAGAGTGGTTTACAGAGGATGTTGGGCAGGACGCCTGCAAGGATCTGATGTTTCAAAATGTGCTTTGCGCGGAGAGGGATGGACACCTTGCCGCTTTTCTCATGTTTACGAGCACGGAAGGCACCATCGCCATATCTTTGATGGCTGTTGATCCTGCGTTCCATCGCAAGGGATTTGGGTCCAGCTTGCTGCTCTATTTGTTCGAGCATGTTAGGCAGATGGGTTTTACGAGAATCGTTGCCTTAACGGTACCGCCTCGCGTGAAGCCAGCCTATCAGCGGACGGTGGATTTTTATGAGAGACACGGGTTTAGCAGGGGAAAGGAATATACCGAGCTCTGGCTGAGTGGAGCCCTTCAGTTGGTGAAAAATCTGGAGCCTGAAGGGGGATAG
- a CDS encoding NUDIX hydrolase: MNPSGTVLVASVSILQDDKVLILQENKPEVRNQWNFPGGCLEPGEDIRAAALREVEEETGYLVELMGTTGVYSFISSTNHHVVMFHFIGKITGGSLQLEEGMIRDSQWVTLSELLIPGRYELRGEAVIRQIAENLLAGTAYPLSLFN, from the coding sequence ATGAACCCATCCGGAACTGTATTGGTTGCAAGTGTATCCATTCTTCAAGACGATAAGGTCCTCATCCTGCAAGAAAACAAACCCGAGGTTCGCAACCAATGGAATTTTCCCGGTGGATGTTTGGAGCCAGGGGAGGATATTCGGGCTGCCGCACTAAGAGAAGTAGAGGAGGAAACCGGTTATCTAGTCGAACTGATGGGAACGACCGGCGTTTACTCGTTTATTAGCAGCACGAATCATCATGTCGTGATGTTTCATTTTATCGGTAAGATTACAGGGGGTTCTCTCCAATTGGAAGAGGGAATGATCCGTGACAGCCAGTGGGTTACGCTGTCGGAGCTGTTGATTCCGGGCCGGTACGAGCTTCGGGGAGAGGCTGTTATTAGGCAGATCGCGGAGAACCTCTTGGCTGGAACGGCTTATCCCTTGTCTTTGTTTAATTAG